The proteins below come from a single Gordonia sp. X0973 genomic window:
- the katG gene encoding catalase/peroxidase HPI, whose product MPDAAELDDVNQSDATCPVMHNLSKPTEGSANQEWWPTRLNLRLLAAHQPVSNPMAGDDFDYAKEFESLDLDEVKEDLKKVMTDSKEWWPADYGNYVGNMVRMAWHAAGTYRVQDGRGGAGNGQQRFAPLNSWPDNVGLDKPRRLLWPVKKKYGRKLSWADLIVLAGNVAMENCGFETLGFAGGRADQYEGDDETYWGPETTWLDDKRYTGERNLENPLAAVQMGLIYVNPEGPNGKPDPLAAAQDIRETFKRMAMNDVETVALIAGGHTFGKTHGAGDAEKHVGPEPESAPIEQMGLGWKSTFKSGKGADTIQSGLEGAWNSTPTTWDNNFFWTLFGYEWELTKSPAGAYQWKPKDGAGATSVPDAADPNKRHAPMMLTTDLALRTDPAYEKISRHFLDNPQEFAKEYAKAWFKLTHRDMGPRTRYKGPEVPEEVFIWQDPIPDIDYALVGPKEVADLRQRIAKSGLSVDQLVSTAWAGASSYRNSDKRGGANGARIRLEPQRGWAVNNPEKLSKVLKKLEKIQSEFNDAQTGTVRISLADLIVLAGGVGVEQAANAAGHPVSVPFHPGRNDATQEQTDVESFEYLEPKADGFRNYLGKGSTQRGEYLLVDKANLLGLSAPQMAVLVGGLRVLGANYDGSDKGVFTKTPGVLTNDFFTTITDMDVTWAPKADEEETYIGTVGGKKKWVGSRVDLAFGSNAELRALSEVYGADDAQEKFVNDFVDAWVKVMDNDRFDLHR is encoded by the coding sequence GGTGGCCCACCCGCCTCAACCTGCGCCTGCTCGCCGCACACCAGCCGGTCTCCAACCCGATGGCGGGCGATGACTTCGACTACGCGAAGGAGTTCGAGAGCCTCGACCTCGACGAGGTCAAGGAAGACCTGAAGAAGGTCATGACCGACTCCAAGGAGTGGTGGCCGGCCGACTACGGCAACTACGTCGGCAACATGGTCCGCATGGCCTGGCACGCGGCCGGCACCTACCGCGTCCAGGACGGACGAGGCGGAGCGGGCAACGGCCAGCAGCGGTTCGCGCCGCTCAACAGCTGGCCCGACAACGTCGGCCTGGACAAGCCGCGCCGCCTGCTGTGGCCGGTGAAGAAGAAGTACGGCCGCAAACTGAGCTGGGCCGACCTGATCGTGCTCGCCGGCAACGTCGCCATGGAGAACTGTGGCTTCGAAACGCTCGGTTTCGCCGGTGGCCGCGCCGACCAGTACGAGGGCGACGACGAGACCTACTGGGGTCCGGAGACGACCTGGCTCGACGACAAGCGCTACACCGGTGAGCGCAATCTCGAGAACCCGCTCGCCGCGGTCCAGATGGGTCTGATCTACGTCAACCCGGAGGGCCCCAACGGCAAGCCCGATCCGCTGGCCGCGGCACAGGACATCCGTGAGACGTTCAAGCGGATGGCGATGAACGACGTGGAGACGGTCGCCCTCATCGCCGGCGGCCACACCTTCGGCAAGACCCACGGCGCCGGCGACGCCGAGAAGCACGTCGGCCCGGAGCCGGAGTCGGCACCCATCGAGCAGATGGGCTTGGGCTGGAAGAGCACCTTCAAGTCCGGCAAGGGTGCCGACACCATCCAGTCCGGCCTGGAGGGTGCGTGGAACAGCACCCCGACGACGTGGGACAACAACTTCTTCTGGACGTTGTTCGGCTACGAGTGGGAGCTGACGAAGAGCCCCGCCGGCGCCTACCAGTGGAAGCCGAAGGACGGCGCGGGTGCGACGAGCGTCCCCGACGCCGCCGACCCGAACAAGCGCCACGCGCCGATGATGCTCACGACCGACCTGGCGCTGCGCACCGATCCGGCCTACGAGAAGATCTCGCGGCACTTCCTGGACAACCCGCAGGAATTCGCCAAGGAGTACGCGAAGGCCTGGTTCAAGCTGACCCACCGCGACATGGGGCCGCGTACCCGCTACAAGGGCCCGGAGGTGCCCGAGGAGGTCTTCATCTGGCAGGACCCGATCCCCGACATCGACTACGCCCTCGTCGGCCCGAAGGAGGTCGCGGATCTGCGCCAGCGGATCGCGAAGTCCGGACTGTCGGTGGACCAGCTGGTGTCCACGGCGTGGGCCGGCGCCTCGAGCTACCGCAACAGCGACAAGCGCGGCGGCGCCAACGGTGCCCGCATCCGGCTGGAGCCGCAGCGCGGCTGGGCGGTGAACAACCCGGAGAAGCTCTCCAAGGTGCTCAAGAAGCTGGAGAAGATCCAGTCGGAGTTCAACGACGCGCAGACCGGCACCGTCCGCATCTCGCTGGCCGACCTGATCGTGCTGGCCGGCGGCGTCGGAGTCGAGCAGGCCGCCAACGCGGCCGGCCACCCGGTGAGCGTGCCGTTCCACCCGGGCCGCAACGATGCGACGCAGGAGCAGACCGACGTCGAGTCCTTCGAGTACCTCGAGCCCAAGGCGGACGGTTTCCGCAACTACCTGGGCAAGGGTTCGACGCAGCGCGGCGAGTACCTGCTCGTCGACAAGGCCAACCTGCTCGGCCTCTCGGCCCCGCAGATGGCGGTCCTCGTCGGCGGCCTGCGCGTACTCGGCGCCAACTACGACGGCTCCGACAAGGGTGTCTTCACCAAGACCCCCGGCGTGCTGACGAACGACTTCTTCACGACGATCACCGACATGGACGTCACGTGGGCCCCCAAGGCCGACGAGGAGGAGACCTACATCGGCACCGTCGGCGGCAAGAAGAAGTGGGTCGGCAGCCGCGTCGACCTGGCCTTCGGTTCCAACGCGGAACTGCGCGCGCTGTCCGAGGTGTACGGCGCCGACGACGCGCAGGAGAAGTTCGTCAACGACTTCGTCGACGCGTGGGTGAAGGTCATGGACAACGATCGGTTCGACCTGCACCGCTAG
- a CDS encoding bifunctional 2-polyprenyl-6-hydroxyphenol methylase/3-demethylubiquinol 3-O-methyltransferase UbiG produces MHQHGNPARSVDPREHWEEFYGDGKRPWSGKPNAILVDEVGELDSADRSALDLGCGSGADAIWLARQGWAVTAVDIADAALEVGREHARDAGLPENAIDWRRVDLGTDFPVGSWDLVSAFYLHSQVALERSAILRRAAAAVRPGGALLVVGHWAMPAWRFDGDPPQFPSTDDVLADVGAATSDEWSVLRSGLREVSMTDPDGNPTTRTDNVVHLRRRS; encoded by the coding sequence ATGCACCAGCACGGCAACCCGGCCCGTTCCGTTGATCCGCGGGAGCACTGGGAGGAGTTCTACGGCGACGGCAAACGGCCGTGGTCGGGAAAGCCCAACGCGATCCTCGTCGACGAGGTCGGGGAGCTGGACTCCGCCGACCGGTCGGCCCTCGACCTCGGCTGCGGTTCGGGTGCCGACGCGATCTGGCTGGCCCGGCAGGGGTGGGCGGTGACGGCGGTCGACATCGCCGACGCCGCGCTGGAGGTCGGCCGCGAACACGCCCGTGACGCCGGGCTTCCCGAGAACGCGATCGACTGGCGGCGCGTCGACCTGGGTACCGACTTCCCGGTCGGGTCGTGGGATCTCGTCAGCGCCTTCTACCTGCACTCGCAGGTCGCCTTGGAGCGCTCGGCCATCCTGCGCCGAGCCGCGGCGGCGGTGCGCCCGGGCGGCGCGCTGCTCGTCGTCGGGCATTGGGCGATGCCCGCATGGCGGTTCGACGGCGACCCGCCGCAGTTCCCGAGCACCGACGACGTCCTCGCCGACGTCGGCGCCGCGACATCCGACGAGTGGTCGGTGCTGCGCTCCGGTTTGCGCGAGGTCTCGATGACCGATCCCGACGGGAATCCGACGACGCGCACCGACAACGTCGTACACCTGCGCCGTAGATCGTGA
- a CDS encoding nitroreductase family deazaflavin-dependent oxidoreductase translates to MSGMNDFNTQVIEEFRANEGKVGGNFAGAPMVLVHHRGRKSGAEHVAPMMYLADDADPSTIYVFASKAGAPTNPDWYHNLVAAGTAEVEVGTDRYPVTVTELTGADRDRVYAEQASRYPGFAEYEEKARGIRVIPVLALRRSS, encoded by the coding sequence ATGAGTGGGATGAACGACTTCAACACGCAGGTCATCGAGGAGTTCCGAGCCAACGAGGGGAAGGTCGGCGGCAACTTCGCCGGTGCCCCGATGGTGTTGGTCCACCATCGCGGCCGCAAGTCGGGCGCCGAGCACGTCGCCCCGATGATGTACCTCGCCGACGACGCCGATCCGTCGACGATCTACGTATTCGCGTCCAAGGCGGGGGCACCCACCAACCCGGACTGGTACCACAACCTCGTCGCCGCCGGCACCGCCGAGGTGGAAGTCGGGACGGACAGGTATCCCGTCACGGTCACCGAGTTGACCGGCGCGGACCGCGACCGGGTCTACGCCGAGCAGGCGAGCCGGTACCCGGGTTTCGCCGAATACGAGGAGAAGGCGCGCGGCATCCGGGTGATCCCGGTCCTCGCGCTGCGACGCAGCTCGTAG
- a CDS encoding TetR/AcrR family transcriptional regulator, with product MTTVREPQQDRSRATRERLLDKSVDVLATQGWAATTVAAVAESAGVSRGAAQHHFPTRDALIIAVLERMFDAMIGEASATMTSVPDDVAARVDAVVDKAVSIYTGTDFKAALQVWAAAASDAALREAILPLEAKLARAAHRFTVAALDPTGENPQAYRLAQVTLDLARGLGLANTLTDDSRRRRQVVATWKEQLVAALAE from the coding sequence ATGACGACCGTCCGAGAGCCGCAGCAGGACCGTTCCCGCGCCACGCGGGAGCGGCTGTTGGACAAGTCGGTCGACGTGCTCGCGACCCAGGGATGGGCGGCGACGACCGTGGCGGCCGTCGCCGAGTCGGCCGGGGTGTCGCGCGGCGCCGCGCAGCACCACTTCCCGACGCGCGACGCGCTGATCATCGCGGTGCTGGAGCGGATGTTCGACGCGATGATCGGGGAGGCCTCCGCGACCATGACATCGGTGCCCGACGACGTGGCGGCCCGGGTCGACGCCGTCGTCGACAAAGCGGTGTCGATCTACACCGGCACCGATTTCAAGGCGGCGCTGCAGGTGTGGGCGGCCGCGGCGTCGGATGCCGCGCTGCGCGAGGCGATCCTTCCGTTGGAGGCCAAACTGGCCCGGGCCGCGCACCGGTTCACCGTCGCCGCGCTCGACCCGACGGGGGAGAACCCGCAGGCCTACCGGTTGGCGCAGGTGACCCTCGACCTCGCGCGCGGGCTGGGGCTGGCCAACACGCTCACCGACGATTCGCGGCGCCGGCGCCAGGTCGTCGCGACCTGGAAAGAGCAGCTGGTCGCCGCACTCGCGGAGTAG
- a CDS encoding enoyl-CoA hydratase family protein — protein sequence MAPESQETVVHVEQTRAVATITLDSPSNRNALSSTLVGQLSAALAQAAADDTIRAVVLTHAGGTFCAGADLGEALRRGLSPQEATAEGASAMVSLMGTMLGMPKPVIVVADGHVRAGGFGLVGAADIALVGPAATFALTEARLGLAPSIISVVLLPKMTARAAGRYFLTGEKFSPSTAQDIGLVTQALGSAEELAAARDEVLDGIRKASPQGLAASKKLTTAAILADFDANANARAAESAALFASDEAREGMTAFLSKSKPSWDSSE from the coding sequence ATGGCGCCGGAATCACAGGAGACGGTCGTCCACGTCGAGCAGACGCGGGCGGTCGCGACGATCACGCTGGACTCGCCGTCGAACCGCAACGCACTCTCGTCGACGCTCGTCGGGCAGCTCTCGGCGGCGCTCGCGCAGGCCGCCGCCGACGACACGATTCGTGCGGTGGTGCTGACGCATGCCGGTGGAACCTTTTGCGCCGGAGCCGATCTGGGGGAGGCGCTGCGCCGCGGGCTGAGTCCCCAGGAGGCGACGGCCGAGGGCGCCTCGGCGATGGTCTCGCTGATGGGGACGATGCTGGGGATGCCCAAGCCGGTCATCGTCGTCGCCGACGGGCATGTGCGGGCGGGCGGGTTCGGACTCGTCGGGGCGGCCGACATCGCCCTGGTCGGCCCGGCCGCCACCTTCGCGCTGACCGAGGCGCGGCTGGGTCTGGCGCCCTCGATCATCTCCGTCGTGCTGCTGCCGAAGATGACCGCGCGTGCGGCCGGGCGATACTTCCTGACCGGTGAGAAGTTCTCGCCGTCGACGGCGCAGGACATCGGCCTGGTCACCCAGGCCCTGGGCAGCGCCGAGGAACTGGCCGCCGCGCGCGACGAGGTGCTCGACGGGATCCGCAAGGCCTCCCCGCAGGGCCTCGCCGCATCGAAGAAGCTCACCACGGCGGCGATCCTCGCCGATTTCGACGCGAACGCGAATGCCCGCGCCGCCGAGTCGGCGGCGTTGTTCGCCTCCGACGAGGCGCGCGAAGGGATGACCGCCTTCCTCTCGAAGTCCAAGCCGAGCTGGGACAGCAGCGAGTAG
- a CDS encoding acyl-CoA dehydrogenase family protein — MSFIETDERKELRAAVAALGKKYGAEYFQKCAKQDLKTTELWKEAGDLGFIGVNLPEEYGGGGAGMYELSIVMEELAASGTGLLMLVVSPAICGNVIARFGTEEQKKKWLPGLASGEITMAFGITEPDAGSNSHQITTTGRRDGDEWILSGQKVFISGVDQADAVLIVGRTEEAKTGKLAPALFIVPTDAEGFTFTQIPMELQNPEKQFQLFLDDVRLPADALVGDPEAALSQLFAGLNPERIMGAASAIGMGRYALDKAVAYAKDRTVWKTPIGAHQGIAHPLAAGKVELEMAKLMMQKAATLYDAGDDWGAAEPANMAKYAAAEASTKLVDQAVHTLGGNGLTSEYGLAPMLALVRIAKVAPVSREMVLNFVAQNTLGLPKSY; from the coding sequence ATGAGTTTCATCGAGACCGACGAGCGCAAAGAACTGCGCGCGGCCGTTGCGGCGCTGGGGAAGAAATACGGCGCCGAGTACTTCCAGAAATGCGCGAAGCAAGACCTCAAGACCACCGAGCTGTGGAAGGAGGCCGGTGACCTGGGGTTCATCGGCGTCAACCTGCCCGAGGAGTACGGCGGCGGCGGGGCCGGGATGTACGAGCTGTCGATCGTGATGGAAGAACTCGCGGCATCGGGCACCGGCCTGCTGATGCTGGTCGTCTCGCCGGCGATCTGCGGCAACGTCATCGCCCGATTCGGCACCGAGGAGCAGAAGAAGAAGTGGTTGCCCGGGCTCGCCAGCGGTGAGATCACCATGGCCTTCGGCATCACCGAACCCGACGCGGGGTCGAATTCGCACCAGATCACCACCACGGGCCGCCGCGACGGCGACGAGTGGATCCTCTCCGGCCAGAAGGTCTTCATCTCCGGTGTCGACCAGGCCGACGCGGTGCTCATCGTCGGGCGCACCGAGGAGGCGAAGACCGGCAAACTCGCCCCGGCGCTGTTCATCGTGCCCACCGATGCGGAGGGCTTCACCTTCACCCAGATCCCGATGGAACTGCAGAACCCCGAGAAGCAGTTCCAGCTCTTCCTCGACGACGTCCGGCTGCCCGCCGACGCCCTCGTCGGCGACCCCGAGGCCGCGTTGAGCCAGCTGTTCGCGGGGCTCAACCCGGAGCGCATCATGGGTGCGGCATCGGCGATCGGCATGGGCCGGTACGCGCTGGACAAGGCCGTCGCCTACGCGAAGGACCGGACCGTGTGGAAGACGCCGATCGGCGCGCACCAGGGCATCGCCCACCCGCTGGCCGCGGGCAAGGTCGAGTTGGAGATGGCCAAGCTGATGATGCAGAAGGCCGCGACGCTCTACGACGCCGGCGACGACTGGGGTGCAGCAGAACCGGCCAACATGGCGAAATACGCCGCGGCCGAGGCGTCGACCAAACTCGTCGACCAGGCCGTCCACACCCTCGGCGGCAACGGCCTCACCTCCGAGTACGGGCTGGCACCGATGTTGGCGCTGGTGCGGATCGCCAAGGTTGCGCCGGTGAGCCGCGAGATGGTCCTCAACTTCGTCGCCCAGAACACCCTCGGCCTCCCGAAGTCGTACTGA
- a CDS encoding biotin carboxylase N-terminal domain-containing protein → MTKKTAAKSANREIRSVLVANRGEIACRVFRTCRDLGIATVAVYSDPDADAPHVRQADAAVRLPGATSAETYLRGEKIIDAARATGADAIHPGYGFLSENAEFAQAVIDAGLIWIGPPPAAITAMGSKVNAKELMAKAGVPVLGDLDPKKATADDLPLLIKASAGGGGRGMRIVRDLADLDENVAAAKREALSAFGDETVFCEPYVERGHHIEVQVMADEHGGVWAVGERECSIQRRHQKVVEEAPAPLVESIGGDLRERLYDAARKAVTAIGYTGAGTVELLADGRGRFYFLETNTRLQVEHPVTEETTGLDLVEWQLRVAMGEPLVGDEPVAVGHSIEARLYAENPAADWAPQSGTVYEFAIDAHSAAASRIRVDTGIADGSEISTYYDPMIAKVISWAPTRRRAAAVLASALADATLHGPVTNRDMLVNTLRSSQFLSGDTDTGFIDEVGLDVLSAPLASEADVRLAAVAAALAEASANRANARVLASIPSGFRNIPSGYQVKTYRHGEEEIAVRYRVARDGHVELPDDEGVGSRASSALDHRNVVLVVDGVRREFAVSRHGETVYVDWPGKSVALGVVPRFVDPSTVQRPGSLLAPMPGSVIRVAVEQGDRVTAGQPMLWLEAMKMEHTITAPADGVVTTLAVEVGRQLAVGDVLAVIESEEEAAASWPKRPPEHQPKRTGNQ, encoded by the coding sequence ATGACGAAGAAGACGGCCGCGAAGTCGGCCAACCGAGAAATCCGTTCCGTCCTCGTCGCCAACCGCGGCGAGATCGCCTGCCGGGTGTTCCGCACCTGTCGCGACCTGGGCATCGCCACCGTCGCGGTCTACTCCGACCCCGACGCCGACGCACCCCATGTGCGCCAGGCGGATGCGGCGGTGCGACTGCCCGGCGCCACGTCGGCGGAAACCTATCTGCGCGGCGAGAAGATCATCGACGCGGCTCGGGCCACGGGTGCCGATGCCATCCACCCCGGGTACGGCTTCCTCTCCGAGAACGCCGAATTCGCGCAGGCGGTCATCGATGCCGGTCTGATCTGGATCGGTCCGCCGCCCGCCGCGATCACCGCGATGGGATCGAAGGTGAACGCCAAGGAGTTGATGGCGAAGGCCGGCGTGCCGGTCCTCGGCGACCTCGACCCGAAGAAGGCCACCGCCGACGACCTCCCGCTGCTCATCAAGGCCTCGGCCGGTGGCGGCGGGCGCGGTATGCGCATCGTGCGAGACCTCGCCGACCTCGACGAGAACGTCGCCGCGGCGAAGCGCGAGGCGCTCTCCGCCTTCGGTGACGAGACGGTGTTCTGCGAGCCCTACGTCGAACGCGGACACCACATCGAGGTCCAGGTGATGGCCGACGAGCACGGCGGCGTCTGGGCCGTCGGCGAGCGCGAGTGCTCCATCCAGCGCCGACACCAGAAGGTCGTCGAGGAGGCGCCCGCACCCCTCGTCGAGTCCATCGGCGGCGACCTGCGCGAGCGGCTCTACGACGCGGCCCGCAAGGCCGTCACCGCCATCGGGTACACCGGCGCGGGCACCGTCGAGCTGTTGGCCGACGGTCGGGGCCGCTTCTACTTCCTGGAGACCAACACCCGTCTGCAGGTGGAGCACCCGGTCACCGAGGAGACCACCGGACTCGACCTCGTCGAATGGCAGCTGCGCGTCGCGATGGGCGAGCCGCTCGTCGGCGACGAGCCGGTCGCCGTCGGGCATTCCATCGAGGCGCGCCTCTACGCGGAGAACCCGGCCGCGGACTGGGCCCCGCAGTCGGGGACGGTGTACGAATTCGCGATCGACGCGCATTCCGCGGCCGCCTCGCGCATTCGCGTCGACACCGGGATCGCCGACGGGAGCGAGATCTCCACGTACTACGACCCGATGATCGCCAAGGTGATCAGCTGGGCGCCGACCCGTCGTCGGGCCGCCGCGGTCCTCGCGTCGGCGCTGGCCGACGCCACGCTGCACGGACCGGTCACCAACCGGGACATGCTGGTCAACACGCTGCGGTCGTCGCAGTTCCTCTCCGGCGACACCGACACCGGGTTCATCGACGAGGTCGGACTCGACGTGCTCTCCGCGCCGCTGGCGAGCGAAGCCGACGTGCGGCTGGCCGCGGTGGCCGCCGCACTCGCCGAGGCGTCGGCCAACCGGGCGAACGCGCGGGTCCTGGCGTCGATCCCGTCCGGGTTCCGCAACATCCCGTCGGGCTACCAGGTGAAGACCTACCGTCACGGCGAGGAGGAGATCGCCGTCCGCTATCGCGTCGCGCGCGACGGACACGTCGAACTCCCGGACGACGAGGGGGTGGGGTCTCGGGCCTCGTCCGCACTCGACCACCGAAATGTCGTGCTCGTCGTCGACGGGGTGCGCCGCGAGTTCGCGGTGAGCCGCCACGGCGAGACCGTGTACGTGGACTGGCCGGGCAAGTCGGTGGCGCTGGGCGTCGTCCCGCGCTTCGTCGACCCGTCGACGGTGCAGCGGCCCGGTTCGCTGCTCGCCCCGATGCCGGGATCGGTGATCCGGGTCGCCGTCGAGCAGGGCGATCGCGTCACCGCCGGGCAGCCGATGCTGTGGCTGGAGGCGATGAAGATGGAGCACACCATCACCGCCCCGGCCGACGGCGTCGTGACGACACTGGCCGTCGAGGTCGGACGCCAGCTCGCCGTCGGCGACGTCCTGGCCGTCATCGAATCAGAAGAGGAAGCCGCGGCCTCGTGGCCGAAGCGGCCACCGGAACACCAACCGAAGAGAACAGGGAATCAATGA
- a CDS encoding acyl-CoA carboxylase subunit beta, whose amino-acid sequence MTVLQSKLDPSGEAYQDAATAMTEKLAELQTEFDKALAGGGEKYVERHRKRGKMTARERIEMLVDPDSPFLELCPLAAWGSPFQVGASVVVGIGVVEGVECLIVANDPTVKGGTSNPWTLRKSLRANAIAMENRLPCIALVESGGADLPTQKEVFVPGGQMFRDITRLSGAGIPTIALVFGNSTAGGAYIPGMSDHTVMIDGRSKVFLGGPPLVKMATGEESDDETLGGATMHARESGSADYLAVDEQDAIRIGRRIVARLNWRKKGPGPVAASIEPRYDAEELLGIVPSDLKIPFNPRDIIARVVDDSDFDEFKPEYGNSLCTGWARIHGYPVGILANAQGVLFSAESQKATQFIQLANQTDTPLLFLHNTTGYMVGAEYERGGMIKHGSMMINAVSNSKVPHISLLVGASYGAGHYGMCGRAYDPRFLFAWPSAKSAVMGGAQLAGVVSIVSRAATEARGGTVDEEADAGMRAMIEAQIEKESLPAFLSGMLYDDGVIDPRDTRPVLGMCLSAIHNGEVEGADGYGVFRM is encoded by the coding sequence ATGACCGTTCTGCAGTCCAAGCTCGACCCGAGCGGCGAGGCCTATCAGGACGCCGCGACGGCGATGACCGAGAAGCTCGCCGAGCTGCAAACCGAGTTCGACAAGGCACTCGCCGGTGGCGGCGAGAAGTACGTGGAGCGGCACCGCAAGCGCGGCAAGATGACCGCGCGCGAGCGCATCGAGATGCTCGTCGACCCGGACAGCCCGTTCCTGGAGCTGTGCCCGCTCGCGGCCTGGGGATCGCCGTTCCAAGTGGGTGCGTCGGTCGTCGTCGGAATCGGCGTCGTCGAGGGCGTCGAGTGCCTGATCGTCGCCAACGACCCGACGGTCAAGGGGGGCACCTCCAACCCCTGGACGCTGCGAAAGAGTCTGCGCGCCAACGCGATCGCCATGGAGAACCGGCTGCCCTGCATTGCGCTGGTGGAATCCGGCGGTGCCGACCTGCCGACGCAGAAAGAGGTTTTCGTCCCCGGCGGCCAGATGTTCCGCGACATCACCCGGCTGTCCGGGGCCGGCATCCCGACGATCGCCCTGGTCTTCGGCAACTCGACCGCCGGCGGCGCCTACATCCCCGGGATGAGCGACCACACGGTGATGATCGACGGCCGTTCCAAGGTCTTCCTCGGCGGCCCGCCGTTGGTCAAGATGGCCACCGGCGAGGAGAGCGACGACGAGACCCTGGGCGGCGCGACCATGCACGCCCGCGAATCGGGGTCGGCGGACTACCTCGCCGTCGACGAGCAGGACGCCATCCGCATCGGGCGCCGCATCGTCGCGCGACTCAACTGGCGCAAGAAGGGGCCGGGGCCGGTCGCCGCGTCGATCGAGCCGCGCTACGACGCGGAGGAACTGCTCGGCATCGTGCCGTCGGATCTGAAGATCCCGTTCAATCCGCGTGACATCATCGCCCGCGTCGTCGACGACAGCGACTTCGACGAGTTCAAGCCCGAGTACGGCAATTCGCTGTGCACCGGGTGGGCGCGGATCCACGGCTATCCCGTCGGCATCCTCGCCAACGCGCAGGGCGTGCTGTTCTCCGCCGAATCGCAGAAGGCCACCCAGTTCATCCAGCTGGCCAACCAGACCGACACCCCGCTGCTGTTCCTGCACAACACCACCGGCTACATGGTGGGCGCTGAATACGAGCGCGGCGGCATGATCAAGCACGGCTCGATGATGATCAACGCGGTCTCCAACTCGAAGGTCCCGCACATCTCGCTGCTGGTCGGTGCCAGCTACGGCGCCGGCCACTACGGCATGTGCGGCCGGGCCTACGACCCGCGCTTCCTGTTCGCCTGGCCGAGCGCGAAGTCCGCGGTCATGGGCGGAGCGCAGCTCGCCGGTGTGGTCTCCATCGTGTCGCGCGCGGCCACCGAGGCGCGCGGCGGGACCGTCGACGAGGAGGCCGACGCCGGGATGCGCGCCATGATCGAGGCGCAGATCGAGAAGGAGTCGCTGCCGGCGTTCCTCTCCGGGATGCTCTACGACGACGGGGTCATCGACCCCCGCGACACCAGACCGGTGCTCGGCATGTGCCTTTCGGCGATCCACAACGGCGAGGTGGAAGGCGCCGACGGCTACGGCGTCTTCCGGATGTGA
- a CDS encoding acyl-CoA dehydrogenase family protein produces the protein MPFSSPLWDSPERQQLRAAVRDFTQRHVLPFQDEWEKTGLLPRELHLEAAKLGLFGLGVPEEVGGSGGDLIDATIMAEEMLYLGTSGGVMASLFTNGISLPHLVAAGDPAQIDRWVRPTLAGEKIGSLAITEPGGGSDVGHLRTKAVRDGDEYVVNGSKTFITSAVRAAFVVTAVRTGGDGAAGVSLLVVEKGTPGFTVARKLDKMGWLASDTAELSYEDVRVPVGNLVGAENSGFAQIAQAFVTERSVLATQAYSAAQRCLDLTLDWVRNRETFGRPLISRQSVQDSVTEMARRIDVARTYSRQVVEAKVAADATGAGPDLIAEVCFAKNTAVETGEWVVNKAVQLFGGMGYMRESEVERQYRDMRIIGIGGGTTEILTGLAAKRLGYQA, from the coding sequence GTGCCCTTCAGCTCACCGCTCTGGGATTCGCCCGAGCGCCAACAACTGCGCGCCGCCGTCCGCGATTTCACGCAGCGCCACGTCCTGCCCTTCCAAGACGAGTGGGAGAAGACGGGCCTGCTCCCGCGCGAACTCCATCTTGAGGCCGCCAAGTTGGGCCTGTTCGGCCTGGGGGTGCCGGAGGAAGTCGGCGGCTCCGGCGGTGATCTGATCGATGCGACGATCATGGCCGAGGAGATGCTCTACCTGGGCACCTCCGGCGGCGTGATGGCGTCGCTGTTCACCAACGGCATCTCCCTGCCGCACCTGGTCGCGGCCGGTGACCCGGCGCAGATCGACCGCTGGGTGCGGCCGACACTGGCCGGGGAGAAGATCGGCTCGCTGGCCATCACCGAGCCCGGCGGCGGCAGCGACGTCGGCCACCTGCGCACCAAGGCGGTGCGCGACGGCGACGAGTACGTCGTCAACGGGTCGAAGACCTTCATCACCTCGGCGGTGCGCGCCGCCTTCGTCGTCACCGCGGTCCGCACCGGCGGCGACGGGGCGGCCGGGGTCTCGCTCCTGGTCGTCGAGAAGGGAACCCCCGGGTTCACGGTCGCGCGCAAGCTCGACAAGATGGGCTGGCTCGCCTCGGATACCGCGGAACTCTCCTACGAGGACGTGCGCGTGCCCGTCGGCAACCTCGTCGGCGCGGAGAACTCCGGGTTCGCGCAGATCGCCCAGGCATTCGTGACCGAACGGTCGGTGCTGGCCACGCAGGCCTATTCGGCGGCGCAGCGCTGCCTGGACCTGACGCTGGACTGGGTGCGCAACCGGGAAACCTTCGGCCGCCCGCTCATCTCCCGCCAATCGGTGCAGGACTCGGTGACCGAGATGGCCCGCCGGATCGACGTGGCGCGAACCTACTCGCGGCAGGTCGTCGAGGCCAAGGTGGCCGCCGACGCGACCGGCGCCGGACCGGACCTGATCGCGGAGGTGTGCTTCGCGAAGAACACCGCCGTCGAGACCGGCGAATGGGTGGTGAACAAGGCCGTCCAACTCTTCGGCGGCATGGGCTACATGCGCGAATCCGAAGTCGAGCGCCAATACCGCGACATGCGGATCATCGGCATCGGCGGCGGTACCACCGAGATCCTGACCGGGCTCGCGGCGAAACGATTGGGGTACCAGGCATGA